ATACGATCATCCATGATGAACTCCCCACTAACTACCCGGTAACTTACTGTAAGGCTAGGAGGTTCCACGTGTCCTGTCAAGATAAGCCGCTCAGTTCAAATAGCAGGAACCGGAAGCAGCACGCCGGTGCGCGGGCTGGCGCAAGCCACGCGCGCAGGGGAGCCGAGCGAGCGGCCGCTTCTAACAGGCGGCGCTGGCGGCCCTCTCCACGCAATGAGTCGGTGGATGGACAATTCCTCCGTGCAGTGGCAAACCGGAAACAGACAGGTAGACCGACAGAATTGAGGGGTGAGAGCAGCGGTGTCGCAAACCGCCAACAGGTTGAAACGTCGGGGATATTTCTGGAGCCGGCGAGTGGAATCGAACCACCGACCTGCGGTTTACGAATCAGGCCAGGACAATTTTTGAAACGCTCGGTGTATCAACTGGTTTCCCCGTTTTAACTGCGAAAACAGATGCTTGCGTGCATTCTATTGATTCGATGGATTCGAGGGGTATAGGTGAGTTTTGAAAATTTTTAGCACAAATTTAGCACACGACTGCCAAGGGTTCTTCGAATCGTCACGAGCGGTTCCTTAGCATGTCCTAGCCTTTCGCTGGCATAGTTGCCGGTCTTCTACGCCCCAACTTCGCAAGTCTCATTTTAAGTCTGGTTTCCGCGCTAGGAACCCATCCCTTTTTCGCGCGACTAATAGCTTCAGCGCGCGCTCTTTTCTGCTCTGGGGAAAGTTGCCTGGTGGTAGGATCACGTCGCAATGCTGATTGGGACATCTTTTTGCGACTGTCACCCGAATGGGATTTGCCAAGCATCGGATGGACAAGGCCTGAAGCGTAGCGGGCTTTTAGACTCTTACCGATCTTCTCCCTCATCTCTAACGAAACTTTATGCCCTTTCAATGCTTTGGAAACCTTCTCTTTTCGCTCTTTGCCAGAGGGGCTCGAATATTGACGTATGTTTCCCTGTCTTCGCTTTTCGATTGTTGCAGGGCTTAGAGGCCGATTCTTTAGCAATTCAGACATTCGCGCACGAAAAACAGGATTTGACCACATTCGCAATGACGCAGATCGAATCAGTTCTTTAGTTTCTGCAGTGTGTTTGTGACCAACCGTGCCTTCCCCACCAGAAGTTATATTGGTAAGAGGAGCACCAGCGGCACGCATGGCGGCAATCCACTCTTGTTCTCGCTCTTGCCAGAGCATCGTATCTGTGGTTTCTAAAATATCGAGAACCGGCTCCAATCCTTTCCCAAGGAGTTCTAGCAGCCAAGCATTCTTCGGAGTTTTCTTGAGAATCCGTCGGCTGTCCACATGCCCATAGATACGAATTTTAGGATCGTTCGCTTTTCCAACATAATGGATCTGGCCAGTACGCGGATCGGCTAATGAATAAATAAAACATGTGGCTTTGAACTTTTCAGTCTTTCGAGGTTCGTCGGAAATTTTGGCAGATGCCTCCTTACGATACTCACTGGCAATCTGTCGCCACCGCTTCAATTCGTCCTCCTGCAGCAGGGCGGCTTTCTGAGAAGCCTTCCAAGCTCTCGTAGCGGCAAGTTGGCACAAGTGACAATGCCCATTTACGGTTAGCCGAATAGTCCCGTGTCCATCCTTGGGACAGACCTTCCCGTGATAGAATCGATTCCCTCCATTTTTTGCTTCGCTTCGAGTCAGAGCGGGTGAACTGGTAGGTTTCACGCTGCCAATCTTCCTAAGTTATCGTGAGGGATTTAAATTCGCCAAATCTACGACTTGTTTGCCGTAGTGAGTTCACGCCAAGCCTTTCCCCAAACCAGCACGCTCTTCCTTGATCTGCTCTTCTCGAGGGGGAAAAATCGGCATTCATATCGTTTCCCCTTATACTCAACTACTTCTTTGTGTCTGACTTTTGGAAAGACCGCGTTCAGTGCAGCATAGAGTTGCTCCTCCTCAGTCATTGAAACAAGTCCTCGCTGCTTAAGGTCTGATTCGATGTTCTGAACGCTTCTTAGCGCCGCCTTGATCGCTGATTGGTATTTGTCTGGATTATTGCCCGTGTACCGATCGAATCGGTCGTTCCACTCACGAAGCTTTGTCCTGGCACGTTCTAAATCTTCCAGTGTATACATCTAACTATTACACCTTATTCTGGGGCTGCCGTGAGGCTATAACTTGTGTTCTTACTGCCACCCTCATTGCGGATCAGCACCCCTTGATCAATCAGTTCCTTGATATCACGCTGGGCAGTTGGCATAGAACATTTCGCGAGAGCCGCCCATTTTCTCGCCGTCAACTTGCCCTCAAATCCGTCTAGAAATCGATTCAGCACTTTCCTCTGGCGTTCGTTGAGAGTGATACCGGTATGACGTTGCCAGAAATCTGCCTTACGCAGAACATCCGCGCATCCCACCTCGGCGGCATCTATCGCTTTGGACACGCATTCGATAAACCACAGCAGCCGCTGGGTGATATCGAGGTCTCCTTTCTGAGTGGCTTCGAGCGATGCGTAATACTCCGGCCGCTCGCGGCGAATCTCGCCCGCCAAACTATAGAATCGCTGTGGGCACTGCTCAGAGCGTGCAAGGCTCCGTTCTGCTAGTGCTCGTGCAATCCTACCGTTGCCATCATCGAATGGATGGATAGTGACAAACCAAAGGTGTGCGATCGCAGCATGGAGGATTCCGTCGATTGCGAGGGGTTCATTGAGCCATGAGAGCAACGCCTCCATCTCGGCATCGACTCGCTCAGCTGGGGGGGCTTGATAGTGAAGCTTCTCACGTCCGACCGGACCTGAGAGCACTTGCATGGGGCCATCGGCATCATCCCGCCACCCCCCAGTCTTTACCTTGCGCAAATCTGAATAACCAGTCGGAAACAGAGCAGCCTGCCACCCGTATAGTCTCTCGCGGGTGAGAGATGTATCAAGTTGACCCGTAGCATCGAGCATCATGGCAACAATACCCTCAATGCGTCGGTCCTCTGGACCGAGGGCGGCCCCAGGGACGCCAAGACGGCGTGCCACCGAGGATCGGACACTCGAAGGGTCCAAACGTTCGCCTTCTATTTCTGCACTTTTGACGGCCTCTTCGGTCACGGCCACAAGTTCAGCTTCAAGGCGTAGCTCGAACCCCAATTGCATCATTTTCCCAAGAAGCCGACCTTGCTTAAGGTGGGCATCGCCTAGTGGATTGAGTAGTTGCTCAGCATTCCAGCGGAAATGTGGCCAATCAGGCAATTCCCAGATATACACATTCGCCTCACAATATGATGCAAATATACACCTATTCACATCACGATGCTAGATTTTCACATCACTATTTGATGCGAATTGGCGGTAATTCGCATCATTAACGGGAATAGCGGACCCTGCAAGTCGGTGGCTGCTGATACAGATCAGATAATGAGTCTTGAGGGTCGATACAAAGCAGTTTACTAGCGGCTTGATTTCGCG
This sequence is a window from Nitrospira sp.. Protein-coding genes within it:
- a CDS encoding Fic family protein; this encodes MYIWELPDWPHFRWNAEQLLNPLGDAHLKQGRLLGKMMQLGFELRLEAELVAVTEEAVKSAEIEGERLDPSSVRSSVARRLGVPGAALGPEDRRIEGIVAMMLDATGQLDTSLTRERLYGWQAALFPTGYSDLRKVKTGGWRDDADGPMQVLSGPVGREKLHYQAPPAERVDAEMEALLSWLNEPLAIDGILHAAIAHLWFVTIHPFDDGNGRIARALAERSLARSEQCPQRFYSLAGEIRRERPEYYASLEATQKGDLDITQRLLWFIECVSKAIDAAEVGCADVLRKADFWQRHTGITLNERQRKVLNRFLDGFEGKLTARKWAALAKCSMPTAQRDIKELIDQGVLIRNEGGSKNTSYSLTAAPE